The DNA segment CTCGACATCACCGCGCTCGCCGAGCGGCCCACCCATCTGCTGTCCTACGGGCAGCGCAAGCGGGCCGCGATCGCGGGGGCGGTGGCGATGCGGCCCCGTGTCCTGATCCTGGACGAGCCCACCGCGGGCCTCGACCCGGACGGTCAGGAACGGCTGCTCGCCACCCTCGCCGGACTGCGTGAGCGGGGCACCACGGTCGTCATGGCCACCCACGACGTGGACCTCGCCCTGCGCTGGGCCGACGACGCGGCGCTGCTCACACCGTCCGGGGTACGTACCGGTCCGGCGGTCGTGATGCTGGCCCGTACGGACCTCCTCGCGGCGGCCGGGCTGCGGCTTCCGTGGGGCATCGCGGCCGCGCACCTGCTGCGTGCGTGGGGACCGCCGGCCGAGGGGGGTGCCACCCCTCGCACCCCGGAGGAACTGGCAGTGGTGGCCGCGGCCTGCCGGCGGAGTGCTCCACTCACTGATCGCATCATCCGGAAAATCCCCCTTGCGGGTGATCCCGACGACCCTGCGTCCTGACTCCGCGCGATCACAAAAACGTTCCGCGACTCTGCTGCGCAATTACCCGGCGTGATGACGCCGTGCCGATACGGCCTTCAGAGCGCGTCGCAGATGCAGGCAGGCCGGGCGCGGCCGAGCCCTGAAAGCACGGCACGTGATCGCTCGCCGAATTGAGCAGCAGAGTCTTCCGCTACCGCAAAGTCGGCCGAAAAGCAGTCGCCGGGAGGCGGGATGAAGACGTCGAACCGGCGTCGAAGCGAGGGGCGTTGCGGGTGCGAGGAGCAAGCGGTACCCCTGCTCCAAGCCTCCCGGACACGCTGGTAGCCACCGACATCCTTAACACGCTGCCATGTTCCACCAGCAAATTCGGGCTCTTCGCTCGCATCTGTGGGTCGGTCAGGTGCGGCCGGGTAGTGGTCGGGTGTAACCGGCCAGGCAGAGCAGGATCATGGCGCGGAGGGCGGCGACGCTGCGGAAGCCGTAGGCTCGGCGGATCAGCAGGCGGATCTTCGTATGCATGGCCTCCACGCGGGCGTTGGTCAGTGCGCAGGCCAGGGCGTTGGCGATGTCCGGGCGTCTGGCCCGGGTGGTGCGGGCCGGCTTGACGAACGGGGCGAGGCGGCTGCGGCAGGCCCAGCGAAGCCAGGCGTCCAGCAGGTACACCCGCTCCGGCCCGCCGGGCGCGAACACTGCCCGCAGTTGCTCCTTGAGCAGGTAGGCGCGGTACAGCGGCTTGTTCGTCTCCTGGATCAGTGTGGGCTTCAACTCCTGCTTCCCGGTGAGGTTTTCCGGTTTCTTCCACAGTGCCCAGGCAGGTGACGGTGGCACCGGCCGGCATGGTGCCGCCACTGAGGGAGACCTCGGTGGCCGACTGACGCATGATCATGTGGATGTCGGGCACCTGCTGCGCGGTGGACATGAAGCTCCCTGATGAGGTCCAACAACTGATGTAGTGCGCAGAGTTATTGATCGTTCATCGGCCGGGACAGTCCTGTCCCGGGTCCTCTCGGGTGCTTGGTGATCGTTGGCCGAAAGTCGCCCTGCGCGAACCGCTTCCGGTGCCCCGGATGCCCCGGTCCGGTCACAGGTCTCCCTCCTTGGGTGACGGCCCCGGTGCGGGAGGGGACGTGTGCCGGGTCG comes from the Streptomyces sp. KMM 9044 genome and includes:
- a CDS encoding energy-coupling factor ABC transporter ATP-binding protein, which translates into the protein MSDPAPKGPALVALRDASFAYEDGPAVLSGLDFEVRQGRALALLGRNGSGKTTLMRLLSGGLRPSGGELTVEGRPVRYDRKGLTRLRTTVQLVVQDPDDQLFAASVGQDVSFGPLNLGLSDTEVRARVAQALAALDITALAERPTHLLSYGQRKRAAIAGAVAMRPRVLILDEPTAGLDPDGQERLLATLAGLRERGTTVVMATHDVDLALRWADDAALLTPSGVRTGPAVVMLARTDLLAAAGLRLPWGIAAAHLLRAWGPPAEGGATPRTPEELAVVAAACRRSAPLTDRIIRKIPLAGDPDDPAS
- a CDS encoding transposase; protein product: MPPSPAWALWKKPENLTGKQELKPTLIQETNKPLYRAYLLKEQLRAVFAPGGPERVYLLDAWLRWACRSRLAPFVKPARTTRARRPDIANALACALTNARVEAMHTKIRLLIRRAYGFRSVAALRAMILLCLAGYTRPLPGRT